The nucleotide sequence tgtaaaatctttaaaaaaatgaataaagtcTTGAAAGCTTTTTTGTTAATCAAGATAAATGGCTCAACATCTGTCAACACAGcttgtatttaaaatattaaatttaaatattgttttattgtatttcaacTGCTATCCAGCTAAAATGAGAATTTTATATTcttattattcatattttccATTCTTTTACCAGAAAAGAACCTAGGAAACACTGACACAATGTCAAAGAGCATCAACACCTCTGTTGCACCTCTAATATTGGAAACTAGTATTCTTCCTTTAGCCCCATAACCAGGaacaaatgtgtttaatgtaacaCTTTGCGTGTGACTGTGTAGGTAGAGTAATCATGTACAGCGTCCTCACTTTGTTTCCAGCCAGCAGGAAGGCAAGTGGTGCTCACTGCAGAGCCAAATGGCATCCAGCTCTACCTCTCTGGATGCCATTGTTAGAGTATGACATAGCCCAGCCCCAACTCTGTTGATCCTAATGGTTGGAGGGATAGAGTTAGGAGTAGGGATAGGGTGTGCTTGGACCTTCTAGCTCCACCCATTACGCCCACTTTACATCCAGAGAGGGGGAGCTGGACTTCATGTTCCACACATGGCTCTGCAGTGAGCAGCCTGTCAAGGAAGGATATACACACATTCGTCTCTGTGCTTACCTGCTGTGATAGCAAAATCAGCAGCCACGTCACATGCAATCAGGTTCCCATTGGGCATGTATGCTTTAACTGCTGCTTTGACTTTACCCATACCAAGCTCATTACCACCATCTCCAAtccctgtacacacacacacacacacacacacacacacacacacacacacacacacacacacacacacacacacacacacacacacacaatcctgTTAGGTAACAGATCTCATCACAACTCTCCCTAGTGCCAATCGTTAATTGGGAACTAAGTTGGTGATTCAAGCATTGTGATTGTTAAAAGAGATTAGCATGTTCACTACATCCGATCAAGCAACGTTTGATCAGATATTTGGGGCTTTAGCGCTCTGGTTTTGTTACCTGTGGTAGTGATTCCCGATATAGTGCTGGCAGTGGTGAAGAGATCGTCTATTGAGTCGACTAAATGCCCGATGTTCACCCCCCTCATGTTGTAGTAATTCCCGTCTACAGCACGGCCACTGCGCTCTATTGCCACCAAGTGGTCGAACCTTTGCAGTAGACATAGTGACACCAAGTATGTTAGTATGATGAGGTCAACTACATGGTACACAAGATGTGGGCCATGCTTGGGAATAGCATTCATGGTCTTACCATTCCTGCTGTTTAGTTCTATTTTTAAACGTGTGACATAACAGAGCTTGTTATAGAATAACAGAATAATACCAACAGCCTCCATCTCTTTCAAGTCATTTTTTGATCAGAATGTCTATAGTTGGATTAAAAGAATATTCCGGATACAGCATAAATTAAACTCAAATCGACAGCACGTGTGGCATAAAGTTGATTTccgaaaaaaaagtaattttcacgtatttttcattttatttaaagaaaggcAAAAATGGTAGGAAATTTAAGTGAAAATAATACACAAGTTTTACCAGAATAATTAATCTGATTTTATAAAATTATCAGCTTCACATTACTGTATTTAAACCCTCCAAAATGTGGTTCCATTCACTTCCATTATAAGATTTTCAAATACAATTTGAGAATTATTTTCTGTGGTAATCATTACTATGCCACAAATGCTGTTGATGGAAGATTTATTGGATCTGgaatattcctttaataatGCAGTAAGAAATTAATAATGCACAGTCATTATCATAAAATAAACCCCAACATGGGTTTTAGTATCACCCTGAAGCGGGTTATTTTATAACAATTGACTCATTGTACCTTATCCCTCTTATTATATGGGTAATCACCAAATAACTATAAAAATGGACATGATATTGATTTGAGAGGAGATGGAAAAGACCAGTGTGAAACGAGAGACATGAAGCTACCAGCTATATACTGTAGAAAATACAGTTATACAATTTTTAGCAGTCATTATGCAAAAATATTTAGCATTCAATATTGTCATTAAACATGAATTATGTATGTCGTGACAATGTACTATACTAATTTTCATAatgtatatacacatacatataaattTTCAGGCATATTCTATCGCATTTGATCTTAATAAAGATGTGGATGGATAATGAGATTGTACCACTATTACACCTGGGCTTTGTGGGATCTCCATCCCGGCATAGGAAGTGAAGTGCTGAGTCAGGGCCATTACTCTGGAAACTTATTACTGGCACTGCAGTCTTTATCACACCTGTTaatgaaacaaacacacacatacacacacacaccttggtACATTACAACAACACCCTATATATTTATAGTTTttctataaataaaaatattaatattgtgaattattatttaaagaaacGTTTTAGATtcatatttaaatttattttaatatgtaattactgtgatgacaaagctgaaACTTCAGcatcatgatccttcaaaaatcattctaatatggtgATTTTCAGTTAGTTCAGTTAGAATCAAACTGGCATGTCGCGTCATCACATCTGACTAGCAAACCAGAGAATATCTCAAAAACACTAAATCAGCAACTAAGGCCAAATGCGGCACCTTTCTTCACAGCATCCTGCATGATGTGCTGATTCATCTCCAAAGCCCGCTCATCAGTTACGATGACCACCTCTTTGCGGAGGGCTTGAAGCATAGCTGCCATGGCGATGGCCCCGGGCGGGCCATCAGTCTCTTCAGGGGGGTTGTGCATGTAGTGTGTGGGGAAGCCAGTAGTGATGAGAACAGAGGAGGAAtgggacagagagagacaggccTTTAGGAGCTCATCCTGCAAGAACAGGGCCCGAATACCCCTTGCACCTGCACACAAATCAAAGAATTACAATGTATGTATTTTAGTGATGAAAGGGAAGTGGGGGCAGATCTTTTATTCCGCTTGATCACGTACAGCCGAGTGCATCAGAttatagaaaaagaaaaaaaatggtattaaagggttatgaattgagaaatcaactttcccttttagcctttgatatataaaaggtcatggtaatataagaatatcctgtaagtttcagagctgaaaatgtccttgttagtaaaagaaaagcttttatagacaccaggcccagaggAGGGTGAGGATTAGAAAGGTGAAACGCTGCCTCTATGTGTACGGTGCTTCTGTagacccgcccaccgactcgagCTAAACTGATCGCGTTACCGAGCAATAAATACgctgaagatagcaagataatcatttgtaaacaagactCAGGtggacactggatttgcagacatattgagattaaaacacagtgTTCTATATTGTAGAaacttctatattggatccgacaggaatggtgcaacacacttgaGTAAAAcatgatagtattgcattgttaaaaaaaatcgaTTATGTGTAGcctacgtgtctaacagaaaatATCTttgcacgctgtcacaggctggataATCCCtcatttgttggttcattgggATTCGGGTTCAGAACAGATCAGATGGGATGTGTTATGGGCCAGGGGGCTAGCAAAGCCCAACATcccagggctatgtgttttccagaccaaatatgtttttcttttttcaaaaatttTGATCGACACAAACACTTGTTTCGGATTTAGTGATGTTTGTTAGTCTTTTATGACTCCATTTGTATAGTAAAAGttattattactgttttttataTGTTGTGACTaaataaagcattaaaaaaagaaatgcactTTGTTGCTTGATACCTGGGTCTTCAACAACGAGCTCCTCGATTTTTCGAATCTGTTGAACAGCTCTTTTGCTCGCCATACTGTAAAGCTGAGGACTCTGGGAAATGCAGAATGTCAAAGGGCATTGTGCTGGCTCAAGTGTGAGGGAAGAAACAGTTTCTGCCTTTTGATCTGTGATGAACATGCTGCCAGGAGAGTGTGTGAACGCTAGAGCGGGCTCTGCaacagtaaaaaacaaaatctaaaGGTCAACATATGCAGTTCTTTTACACAGCATAAAAATGAACTGTGTATGCTGCAAAAATGACATTACTGTATGTAAATGTACAGCTAAGTTGTTCAGTGCTGTCTAGGATGTTCTGATCAAAATATGGCACACATCTGTATTGTAGTCTCTTGAATTCTTACTGCAGCTCTGTACAGCCTCAACACCCGTGACCCCACAGGCCCAGAACACAGGCACATCACCAGAACACACTTCCACTGCGTCCCCATAGTCTGGACGTGACAAGTCATGGATGCCCAGCAGCTCTGTAAGAGAGAATCAATGGTGTTTTGTGAAATGTTGAACTCTTTGCCCAGCACTGACAGAAGTCTTTTATGACAATACTTTATGATATTTTCCGTCTTTTATGACAATACTTTATGATACAATACTTTTATGACAATACTTTATGACAATACTGAAAAAGTACAGATTCTCCAGAAAAGCATTGCTTATGCACTTGTAAAATAATTTGatcactgaacattaaacagcatattattctgtgcgttcgctcggtggCTGCTGACACATTGCACTGCAGTAAGAGTAAATCGTTTCTGCAatataaaaccggaaaccgagggtaacgcagatacgAAGCAAATTGCTAACACTACGCTCAAAAATCCCGGtttcttagttaaaatagcaattttctcacgatttacaaatagttggaaacattggAATATTTTAAGTACTCAACTGGACATGATATATAACACTGGCATagtggtttttagatattttactgaaattTCTTTACATAGTACACCTTTAAAATTGAgaaatcttaaaaaaatatttagagcTGTATGTaagttagaaatagctcattcTAAGGTTATAAAACAATGGTACATTAAGTAAGAtttttatacaccactgaaaacattatattgcatttctgtcagtagatcctcaaaaatactacacactgcacctttaaggagGACTACTCATTATCCACCTCTAAGCTCCTAAAATGTTAACAGTTCAAGTATGTTTAGACATGTTTTGATCAGACACACACAGCTAAGTATTTGCTCTTAGGAGCAAATTAGTCATTCTACATGAAACTACTTGGCATTTACATTGGCctcaaaatgtatttagacACTTAAAAGCCCCACAATTTATGAATCTCATTTGTTACATAATAGCATATCAAACccagtgttgttattgttaatgaaaaacaattaaaatatttttatattcattgaaaaagtgaaaaaatatttgataaaaaataacttaaatttgTGAAATATTGCCTTGGGAACTAACTGAAAATAAGCTGAAGtaataaaatgactaaaactgtTAAATTAAAGCTAAACAGAAATAGCACAAacatattttaagtaaaataaaaaaaaactactgtaCATATACTGAAAATTAAGACAAAAACATTACTTACCTTTGGGTTGTCAAATGTTGCAGCATGGACTATGTTCATAGTTAAAGTAGTTAAAATGTACTTATAATAGATCACCTGTGTGAACTTGAGAACGGATTTACTATTTATACTAAAATCACcttaagaaaagcattttgttTGGACATGCACCTTGCATCAATATTTggtatttaataaaaatgtattttatgtttgCCAGATATGTTGGCCCATTGTATAGGATTAGAAAGAAACTTATTCTTTTGAAACCAAGTACATACTAGGGTGTCCAATATGGACAGGGCCTCCATGTGCCAACGGGATCACGTGTGTGCACTGAGCCGCAGCATCCAGCTTGTCTTCTGGTACAGGTCTCATGCTCACCACCATCGGACAATGAAACTGACCTGCTCTAACACAAGGTACTGATGTCTAAATACAAAACAGGAATAAGCACTTAGTTGGCTTTCCTTgtggtatttttttacagtttaaaaaaaaaaaaaaaaacattctaggACTAGAAATTGTGTAATACGCTGTACTGTACATGAATGTAATCCCTGCACATGGATGTAATCCAGGCCTGTGGTGTCTACTGACCTTGTACATGCTGACATTTTTACCCTGTTCCACATTTCTCACCGGAACCCCAGCGGCCTCCAAGGCTGCTTCAAAGCCAAAACTACAGCCGAGGTAGAATGTGACCATGTCCGCAAGTTGAGGAGTGTAGGAGGATAAACTGGCAATCTTCTTCATTAGCTTGCCATTCTCAAACACACAGTACTCTGGACAGTCCTCCCTGAGTGAAAGACAGGACAACACACAAGTATCTCCACTTATCTGTTGCACTTTCACCATCCACCATATATCATGTCATTTTACATAATACAGCATGCAAGAGTTTGAATTAAACGAATATGTGAAACATACTGTAAAGTGAGGGGTTATGCACTCAAAAGGTCCCAGACTGTTTTTTTGACTTCCAGTCCATCTCTTGGTGTAATTATTAATATAACAAGATGATCCTAGAACATTTCATTGCGAAAAACAATTAATCTTTTACACCCATCCATGGCTAAACATAATCTGTTAAAGGGGCCATATTATGCtcgtcttgattttgttttatggTGTCAAATTTGATATTGATGCAGCACCTCTTCCCAGCATTATTATTCAGAGTTGTTCATGGAGACCATAGCCACCAATGTTCTCTATAATCAACGCAGTCCTGTTTAGTTCCCGTCTCCATGAAGCCCCGAAAAGTAACGTGCTCCATTTGGTCAACTTGACctgtgtgttgtgattggtcaaccgcTTTGAGCGCGTTTCAGAAATGGCATGCCTATTACCATAATCAcaagtttcaacacactactaatgCAACGCAACCAAGCCTCACccctttattttgtgtgtacctTGGGAATGTTTTAAACAAGGaacaacatttacatttttggtctCTAGCTCGGGATGTCACCTCTTATGGAGATTTCAAATGacccaacacctgtgaagagatgacagGCCTTGTCCAAAGCAAAATCTGAATCTTTGTGCACCACTGCCAAAGTTTCTATATATCCTAATCATTATGATTTCTGAGAAAAGCTGTTAAAAGTGGATCAGACCAAGCACCACAACACACTCGTAGCCAAACAAAAGTAGGGGGCGTGTGCACAAATGATGAGGGAGGAGAGAACATGGGCAAGAGGTAGATATGAAGAAAGACTGTAGAAAGAGAGATGGCCGAGACATTACAAAAGACAAGTTAGATGATTATCACTGGAAATAATAGGGTTATGATCAGGCAAGAACTTTAAGACTCATGTTATTATTAGAAAAGCTTTCCAGCGCTGGAGAGACCCAAGTGTGAAGGCTTGAAAACAGGTGGCGAAGTTGTGTTGTTTCTGCTATGGAGCAGAACATGAGTAACATTGATTTTGAGAGCTTGTGTGCTACTGGCAACTAACTCTTGCTTTATACTTTTCTGTACTATGTATATTTTTCTTGTTCTTTCTTGTTGTTCATTCATCATCTTCGCCTTATTCTTCAcgaaaactttattttacataAGTTCTATGATACAGGGAAAATGCTTGTGCATTTTCGGGTCGGAGCAATGAAGGGAGGGGTGTGTTCATTTTATGGCGATTTCAAATATTGCTTTTTACAATGAATCTCAGAAATCacttagtgcacctttaaagctacactttgtaactttttttagtttattcttagctaaaaacacttagttctttcaaaaatatatgtgctcattaatgtatatttacttctttagtattctcgtaagtttataatatgccattgaaaatgcaTACGGTGAGGGTTTCAAATGTTGgtcaccatgttgcccctctatcttgaaagtacattagccaaagagggacatacccataaattcaagcttcgcctttcgcgtacCTCTAGCTCTCCCTCGCACCTCCATCACATCAACTGATCTTTGCTCACGGAGAAAATGATATAGCCTACAATGTAAATTTTGCCTTatgctagtgatgtcgtacaatctacagaataacgatagcactgataagttactttactaagattagcatgcattcgtctgggaaccggaTAGCTGAtattagcaatgaaatggtaaaaaaaataacgaaaacgtaaaattattattcattttacatagatgtcATAACCTACATGTTAActgacaaattaaataactgcaaattataatagttttctaaagtaacctcatcacttgatgAACACTCATGGAcaaggtcgaactggaagccatggaCTTCCTGGacatcttggactaaatcggctaCTGTtgggagttaaaacgaaatcggaattgagaggaacaaactaatattcactggatggtcatataccttttcacagCTATGGGGAAATATCACAGTATAGCTTTAAGGAACAGCCTCCCATTGAGTAAATAGgtggagaaaaaaaactaaacaaaaacaaacaacaacaaaaaaacaccttcgtgagatattttatttcatttaagcAGTCTGAGCACTCTGGTGTGAAAATACCTGATGTCAGATCCTGTGGCGAGGGGGCCACAACTCCATTCTCCGCATTTGCTCCTGTACAGCAGAGGGAGCGGGCTGCCGTTAGCTCGACAAAACGCCTCAAAGTCATCAGCATGATCCTTGTGCAAGATCACCACGTTAGCCTGTTGATATCCTGTCAGTAAACATTTTCTCTGTGAGACCTTGCAGTCCAAATATTTGGAAAATTATTAATGTACAATTTGGTATACAAATTTGGATCTGTATCACACAAGATCCTACTTGAACAATAAACTGAAGTTTCAGCTTTCAATTGATACAGCTAGGCTACTGTACAATTATACTGAATTCTTAGTCCtggttttattcatttttaatggGTTTAAAATTACATCAGAAACAGAATTACATTAATGTTCCCTTAGGATAAGACATCCAGCTTAAGTGCTAAAGTCTGAAAGTGAACCCACGTGAGAGAAGATTAACAGTAACAGTGTCATAAAAGACGATGCAGTAGTCAAGTTATTGGTGAGGCTTTGCACTATATGCAGAATGGCACaagcattttaaatgtattatcaaTAGATTTACAGAAAATGCACACTATGTACTTTGTCAATGAATTCAATTGTTTAATAGGCGACTGtttgtaatttaataaattaattccAAGCACATACTCTTTTGTCAAGGTGCTAACACAattataaaaccattaaaaaaaaaaaaaataaataaataataatcaagATTTAAGGTATTATTAAGGCAACATGCCATGCCATCTTTCATAGCCTACCTGCTGCTATACCAGATGTGTTCTTAATATCCCGACTCTGCTGGCGAATAACGCTCCGCAGAGCACGCGGAGACAAACCTTCTGACCGCCACATGTTAATAACTTTGCTTTATGACAGCCAGACACTTTAAAGCCCAGCTGGTTAATGATTTTAAGCTGATGTAAACCCTCTGCTGTAAACATTAAAGCATTTTTGTGCATACTAAATTGtaccaaacatttttaaatcataCCTGGCCTCATGTTTGCCCGGGTGCTGTATTTCAGTCCTACAGCACGACGGAGAAAATGTGTCATACCCGCACATTTCAACACCACTGCGGGAAACATTGTCACAGGTTACTGGTCTGCAAATTATGATGTTCAGGTTTTCTGGAACATGGAAAATCTGGAAAtatcagagaaaaaaaaacaaggaatgtgtatgtgcatgtgtgtaattggaattggaaaaaacaaacgaaaaaaaaacaaaacatgtagcCTATCATGTGTCAAGTGTAATGCGTGTGAGGGGAAAATGAGTAATATAATATGCAGAAACTGAGTAAAGAGATAAAGTTGAATTCACAAACAGACTTGTGTCTGATTTAATTCAACGTCTTCAGCTGATAAGTGAAAACACATCATGgacattatttaaatttttttactttctcaaaattAAGATGATTTGTTCTAATTTCCAGGAGACTATAGGGTTCAatacaataacataatacaCATTCTATTACAtattctgtatgtgtgtgtgtgtgtgtgtatcagaaaaatgtatatattacgATGTCCAGAAATCAATTCAATAGTTAATTTATTGGTATAGAGGTTTAATTCTTGCATCCAAACACAATATAGCGTTGGTGGCAAGATTTTCACAGGAAGTCATTCGCAAACTTTGCTTCTAATCTCTAATGGTCCttgttaaacttgtcagaatTTCTGATTACTATCTGCCctcgttgtttttttcacatcaaaaccgaatatcatcagtggttttacatcaagagcagggacggtttttgcacattttgtttcgtgattttaccggaacaaatagaaagtctctgcaatgGCGTTAAGCGATAGATTAAAGCGCTCTGTGCtctgtctgtgtgaagactgcacaGTATGCACCAGCCACAAGAGAAATCTGCACCACTGATAACGGCAACGAGCGCAGATCGCCTAAACGAATTAAATGATGCTCTTTTAGTTAACGaggtgttttgtttgtattagttaggttcatcctTGCAGCAAGATGTTTCAAAAAGtagtggggacatgtcccacccacAAATTACACCTATGGTTCAGTATAAGGTAGGCCTATCTGAGTCCAGGTTCAGCTtagtaatgttacaaaatatatttaaaaaaattaaaaagcagtTGGACTTATCTTGCCAAGACGCGATTATAAATTGTTTATACTCTTATATACAGAAATGGACAATGGTGAACATATTTTAGACCGTTTGCAAACCCTTAAAGCTTACAAAAAAGTGCAGTACAAACATTACACTCACTTATCAACTGCATTTGTTAGTTACCCATTTAACAACGTTCAGTCCTACCTTTGCAGCCTTCGAAGGATGCAGCCTCTGAAGTGGGATACTGCTACAATCTGCCCTATTAGCTTAGCTCCTCTTCTGAGTAGCCTGTACACAGTCCACCATGTTTATCCGCTCACCAGAGTATTTAATGACAGCATTCAAGAAAGAAATGCATTCTTAGTAAAGTTAATtaaatcaagagcagtgagtgattgttttttttgttgttgtttggttCATACTACCAGCAtactatatattttacaatgtgTCAAAAACAAACAAGATAACTGGGTTTTATACACGTTATGCACCCTTTTCCAATTTTCTGTGTGCATGCTTTGGGTGTGGCTCAGAAAATCATCCATCAGAATAACCATTATGGTTTTACGAACACATGTAAATTATAAACCTTTCATGATGATGAGGAACGATAAAGATAATCAAAACCAAACAATATGTTTCGTTTTTGGCAGACTATGCGTATCCGATGCTATAATTTGTATGTATAAACTCCTATAAATGTAACAATGAGCAAAAAAGCCACACCACACAAATGGCTTCAAT is from Pseudorasbora parva isolate DD20220531a chromosome 10, ASM2467924v1, whole genome shotgun sequence and encodes:
- the dglucy gene encoding D-glutamate cyclase, mitochondrial isoform X1, coding for MFPAVVLKCAGMTHFLRRAVGLKYSTRANMRPGYQQANVVILHKDHADDFEAFCRANGSPLPLLYRSKCGEWSCGPLATGSDIREDCPEYCVFENGKLMKKIASLSSYTPQLADMVTFYLGCSFGFEAALEAAGVPVRNVEQGKNVSMYKTSVPCVRAGQFHCPMVVSMRPVPEDKLDAAAQCTHVIPLAHGGPVHIGHPKLLGIHDLSRPDYGDAVEVCSGDVPVFWACGVTGVEAVQSCKPALAFTHSPGSMFITDQKAETVSSLTLEPAQCPLTFCISQSPQLYSMASKRAVQQIRKIEELVVEDPGARGIRALFLQDELLKACLSLSHSSSVLITTGFPTHYMHNPPEETDGPPGAIAMAAMLQALRKEVVIVTDERALEMNQHIMQDAVKKGVIKTAVPVISFQSNGPDSALHFLCRDGDPTKPRFDHLVAIERSGRAVDGNYYNMRGVNIGHLVDSIDDLFTTASTISGITTTGIGDGGNELGMGKVKAAVKAYMPNGNLIACDVAADFAITAGVSNWGGYAVACALYVLNICPIHWRYLQRGLGLSPTPDQQSLWSACLPTIAKEEDMLHILVKYGVRSGKTANLGLEVDGLSFHPYHSDIIQRLRHLTLAIV
- the dglucy gene encoding D-glutamate cyclase, mitochondrial isoform X2, with protein sequence MWRSEGLSPRALRSVIRQQSRDIKNTSGIAAGYQQANVVILHKDHADDFEAFCRANGSPLPLLYRSKCGEWSCGPLATGSDIREDCPEYCVFENGKLMKKIASLSSYTPQLADMVTFYLGCSFGFEAALEAAGVPVRNVEQGKNVSMYKTSVPCVRAGQFHCPMVVSMRPVPEDKLDAAAQCTHVIPLAHGGPVHIGHPKLLGIHDLSRPDYGDAVEVCSGDVPVFWACGVTGVEAVQSCKPALAFTHSPGSMFITDQKAETVSSLTLEPAQCPLTFCISQSPQLYSMASKRAVQQIRKIEELVVEDPGARGIRALFLQDELLKACLSLSHSSSVLITTGFPTHYMHNPPEETDGPPGAIAMAAMLQALRKEVVIVTDERALEMNQHIMQDAVKKGVIKTAVPVISFQSNGPDSALHFLCRDGDPTKPRFDHLVAIERSGRAVDGNYYNMRGVNIGHLVDSIDDLFTTASTISGITTTGIGDGGNELGMGKVKAAVKAYMPNGNLIACDVAADFAITAGVSNWGGYAVACALYVLNICPIHWRYLQRGLGLSPTPDQQSLWSACLPTIAKEEDMLHILVKYGVRSGKTANLGLEVDGLSFHPYHSDIIQRLRHLTLAIV